In a genomic window of Rhopalosiphum maidis isolate BTI-1 chromosome 4, ASM367621v3, whole genome shotgun sequence:
- the LOC113556936 gene encoding serine/arginine repetitive matrix protein 1-like isoform X2, which translates to MDYNSIDEDDVEKLRLAALMTFKKKSNLPINAISSTSGEFNKFGNGNSFNNSARNNNRGRFPAPNRLYNKRTYANVGFRRPPHANNNLIAIIPMDSDGDSLNDSISKNLPKNINSKHASTSDSSKLTNFQNINNEVSTKFSRLDNESGSEESDDSEAEEDGKEDSDDGDVLLLGEEDEDLDDLDKLMDIMEAEIAGGDVKSSKKEKKSLKQKSKKDKSTVKNKLNAKTKIDEPPIITNQPKIIEDTKPQLNLPEEELESIKTLDEIRNFSSQSSLLKSRIPLRSPSPPIRKRSISPYSKLQRRSPLSRSPRRRSPSLDRYRYSPLRSRPYRRSLSPPRRSPRRMSPLREKNLSPRRFSPLKSRYPYRSPSPRRRRRSLSRDVSPSRRRLSPLRRRSRSPHKIKSKSRSPKVRPAVRRRSPSPLKKVIRSRPISPLNIRRKDSKSIDDDHLKKREKIKTVDNPVESRLIDPVLEARKRKFESNKPIEPSSKKIILKKSNSVQVAIQTESKETQNEMNELEIKPKTNHLAKKVKRVAHSFPVPKNISIKMNNDLENVQLRRVIKVNASDKICNKKRPRIVFGHEEKNETLIEEAEKFDQHTKNIPKSNTTVTKVLHSEAVEVSSASEEELSEEEISEEEVSEENVDEESEKEDGQDSSDSCEEYIEEEEEIAELQPGIDDKKEPLQHNDTVDLRTELKRRRALRLNMIQVEVKKKPESFYPARLLQSAIRGVVGSSSTNEVKRKKHSKIPEISIKTESNSDGRRVIVMNRDNTKTDNVHEDYNDAVESYASVKRLKGKLKKAPVRLRTTGVNNDNTNQKGLRKIIKRNINVTNFDQM; encoded by the exons agtATTGATGAAGATGATGTTGAAAAATTACGCCTAGCTGCACTTATGACATTCAAAAAGAAATCTAATTTGCCAATAAATGCAATAAGTAGTACTTCTggagaatttaataaatttggaaATGGTAATTCCTTTAATAACTCTGCAAGGAATAATAATAGAGGACGCTTTCCAGCGCCAAATAGACTGTATAATAAACGCACATATGCTAAT gttgGTTTTCGAAGACCACCTCATgcaaacaataatttgattgCTATTATACCAATGGATAGCGATGGTGATTCGCTAAATGATTcaatatccaaaaatttacctaaaaatattaattcaaaacatgCATCTACTTCAGATTCCTCCAAATTAACCAATtttcagaatataaataatgaag tttCTACAAAATTTAGCAGATTAGATAATGAATCTGGTTCTGAAGAAAGTGATGATAGTGAAGCAGAAGAAGATGGGAAAGAAGATTCAGATGATGGAGATGTCTTATTATTGGGTGAAGAAGATGAAGATTTAGATGATCTTGATAAATTAATGGACATTATGGAGGCTGAAATTGCTGGTGGAGACGTTAAATCatctaaaaaagaaaaaaaaagcttaaaacaaaaaagtaaaaaagatAAGAgtactgtaaaaaataaattaaatgctaaaactaaaatagatGAACCTCCTATAATTACTAATCAACCTAAGATTATTGAAGATACAAAACCTCAACTGAATCTACCCGAAGAAGAATTAGAATCTATAAAAACTTTAGATGAAATAAGAAACTTCTCATCACAATCTAGTTTATTGAAATCACGTATACCTTTAAGATCTCCATCACCACCCATTAGAAAACGATCAATATCTCCTTATAGTAAACTTCAAAGAAGGTCACCATTGTCAAGATCACCAAGAAGAAGATCTCCTTCACTAGACAGATATAGATATTCACCACTACGATCAAGGCCCTATCGTAGATCTTTATCACCACCTAGAAGATCACCTAGACGTATGTCACCTTTAAGGGAAAAGAATCTTTCTCCGAGACGATTTTCACCTCTTAAATCTCGTTATCCTTATCGTTCACCATCTCCAAGAAGAAGACGCAGATCTTTATCACGAGATGTATCACCTAGTAGAAGACGGTTATCACCATTAAGGAGAAGAAGTAGATCTCcacacaaaattaaatctaaatcaaGATCACCTAAAGTACGACCAGCTGTTAGAAGAAGATCACCTAgtccattaaaaaaagttataaggtCAAGACCAATATCTCCTCTAAATATTCGGCGTAAAGATAGTAAAAGTATAGATGATGATCACTTAAAGAAAAGAGAAAAGATTAAAACTGTTGATAATCCAGTGGAATCGAGACTAATAGATCCAGTTTTAGAAGCAAGAAAAAGGAAATTTGAATCTAATAAGCCAATTGAACcatcaagtaaaaaaattattttgaaaaaatcaaattcagtTCAAGTAGCAATTCAAACTGAAAGTAAAGAAACTCAAAATGAAATGAatgaattagaaataaaaccaaaaactaACCACTTAGCTAAGAAAGTAAAAAGAGTTGCACATTCCTTTCCGgttccaaaaaatattagcataaaaatgaataacgaCTTGGAAAATGTACAACTGAGAAgagttataaaagtaaatgctTCTgacaaaatttgtaataaaaagcGACCAAGGATTGTATTTGGacatgaagaaaaaaatgagaCACTTATTGAAGaag ctgaGAAGTTTGATCAACATACTAAGAATATTCCTAAATCAAATACCACTGTAACAAAAGTATTGCATTCTGAAGCAGTTGAAGTATCTAGTGCATCAGAAGAAGAATTATCAGAAGAAGAAATATCTGAGGAAGAAGTATCTGAAGAAAATGTAGATGAAGAAAGTGAAAAAGAAGATGGACAAGATTCCAGTGATAGTTGTGAGGAATATATTGAAGAGGAAGAAGAGATTGCAGAACTTCAACCAGGAATCGATGATAAAAAGGAACCTTTGCAACATAATGATACAGTTGATCTTAGAACAGAACTAAAACGAAGAAGAGCTCTTCGGTTAaatatg ATTCAAGTGGAAGTTAAAAAGAAACCAGAATCATTTTATCCTGCGCGGTTATTACAGTCAGCTATAAGAGGTGTTGTTGGTTCAag caGTACTAATGaagttaaaagaaaaaaacattctaAAATCCCAGAAATTAGCATAAAAACAGAAA gTAACTCGGATGGTCGAAGAGTAATTGTAATGAATCGAGATAACACAAAGACTGACAatg ttCATGAAGATTATAATGATGCAGTAGAATCATATGCCAGTGTCAAACGTCTAAAGGGTAAATTAAAGAAAGCACCAGTACGTTTGAGGACAACAGgtgttaataatgataacacaAATCAAAAAGGACTAAGGAAGATCATAAAACGTAACATTAATGTTACAAATTTCGATCAG
- the LOC113556936 gene encoding serine/arginine repetitive matrix protein 1-like isoform X1, producing the protein MDYNSIDEDDVEKLRLAALMTFKKKSNLPINAISSTSGEFNKFGNGNSFNNSARNNNRGRFPAPNRLYNKRTYANVGFRRPPHANNNLIAIIPMDSDGDSLNDSISKNLPKNINSKHASTSDSSKLTNFQNINNEVSTKFSRLDNESGSEESDDSEAEEDGKEDSDDGDVLLLGEEDEDLDDLDKLMDIMEAEIAGGDVKSSKKEKKSLKQKSKKDKSTVKNKLNAKTKIDEPPIITNQPKIIEDTKPQLNLPEEELESIKTLDEIRNFSSQSSLLKSRIPLRSPSPPIRKRSISPYSKLQRRSPLSRSPRRRSPSLDRYRYSPLRSRPYRRSLSPPRRSPRRMSPLREKNLSPRRFSPLKSRYPYRSPSPRRRRRSLSRDVSPSRRRLSPLRRRSRSPHKIKSKSRSPKVRPAVRRRSPSPLKKVIRSRPISPLNIRRKDSKSIDDDHLKKREKIKTVDNPVESRLIDPVLEARKRKFESNKPIEPSSKKIILKKSNSVQVAIQTESKETQNEMNELEIKPKTNHLAKKVKRVAHSFPVPKNISIKMNNDLENVQLRRVIKVNASDKICNKKRPRIVFGHEEKNETLIEEAEKFDQHTKNIPKSNTTVTKVLHSEAVEVSSASEEELSEEEISEEEVSEENVDEESEKEDGQDSSDSCEEYIEEEEEIAELQPGIDDKKEPLQHNDTVDLRTELKRRRALRLNMIQVEVKKKPESFYPARLLQSAIRGVVGSSSTNEVKRKKHSKIPEISIKTESNSDGRRVIVMNRDNTKTDNVHEDYNDAVESYASVKRLKGKLKKAPVRLRTTGVNNDNTNQKGLRKIIKRNINVTNFDQVFDVLITCIFILLVNLLYDHYFVSNSLLWCSLKFKLIVV; encoded by the exons agtATTGATGAAGATGATGTTGAAAAATTACGCCTAGCTGCACTTATGACATTCAAAAAGAAATCTAATTTGCCAATAAATGCAATAAGTAGTACTTCTggagaatttaataaatttggaaATGGTAATTCCTTTAATAACTCTGCAAGGAATAATAATAGAGGACGCTTTCCAGCGCCAAATAGACTGTATAATAAACGCACATATGCTAAT gttgGTTTTCGAAGACCACCTCATgcaaacaataatttgattgCTATTATACCAATGGATAGCGATGGTGATTCGCTAAATGATTcaatatccaaaaatttacctaaaaatattaattcaaaacatgCATCTACTTCAGATTCCTCCAAATTAACCAATtttcagaatataaataatgaag tttCTACAAAATTTAGCAGATTAGATAATGAATCTGGTTCTGAAGAAAGTGATGATAGTGAAGCAGAAGAAGATGGGAAAGAAGATTCAGATGATGGAGATGTCTTATTATTGGGTGAAGAAGATGAAGATTTAGATGATCTTGATAAATTAATGGACATTATGGAGGCTGAAATTGCTGGTGGAGACGTTAAATCatctaaaaaagaaaaaaaaagcttaaaacaaaaaagtaaaaaagatAAGAgtactgtaaaaaataaattaaatgctaaaactaaaatagatGAACCTCCTATAATTACTAATCAACCTAAGATTATTGAAGATACAAAACCTCAACTGAATCTACCCGAAGAAGAATTAGAATCTATAAAAACTTTAGATGAAATAAGAAACTTCTCATCACAATCTAGTTTATTGAAATCACGTATACCTTTAAGATCTCCATCACCACCCATTAGAAAACGATCAATATCTCCTTATAGTAAACTTCAAAGAAGGTCACCATTGTCAAGATCACCAAGAAGAAGATCTCCTTCACTAGACAGATATAGATATTCACCACTACGATCAAGGCCCTATCGTAGATCTTTATCACCACCTAGAAGATCACCTAGACGTATGTCACCTTTAAGGGAAAAGAATCTTTCTCCGAGACGATTTTCACCTCTTAAATCTCGTTATCCTTATCGTTCACCATCTCCAAGAAGAAGACGCAGATCTTTATCACGAGATGTATCACCTAGTAGAAGACGGTTATCACCATTAAGGAGAAGAAGTAGATCTCcacacaaaattaaatctaaatcaaGATCACCTAAAGTACGACCAGCTGTTAGAAGAAGATCACCTAgtccattaaaaaaagttataaggtCAAGACCAATATCTCCTCTAAATATTCGGCGTAAAGATAGTAAAAGTATAGATGATGATCACTTAAAGAAAAGAGAAAAGATTAAAACTGTTGATAATCCAGTGGAATCGAGACTAATAGATCCAGTTTTAGAAGCAAGAAAAAGGAAATTTGAATCTAATAAGCCAATTGAACcatcaagtaaaaaaattattttgaaaaaatcaaattcagtTCAAGTAGCAATTCAAACTGAAAGTAAAGAAACTCAAAATGAAATGAatgaattagaaataaaaccaaaaactaACCACTTAGCTAAGAAAGTAAAAAGAGTTGCACATTCCTTTCCGgttccaaaaaatattagcataaaaatgaataacgaCTTGGAAAATGTACAACTGAGAAgagttataaaagtaaatgctTCTgacaaaatttgtaataaaaagcGACCAAGGATTGTATTTGGacatgaagaaaaaaatgagaCACTTATTGAAGaag ctgaGAAGTTTGATCAACATACTAAGAATATTCCTAAATCAAATACCACTGTAACAAAAGTATTGCATTCTGAAGCAGTTGAAGTATCTAGTGCATCAGAAGAAGAATTATCAGAAGAAGAAATATCTGAGGAAGAAGTATCTGAAGAAAATGTAGATGAAGAAAGTGAAAAAGAAGATGGACAAGATTCCAGTGATAGTTGTGAGGAATATATTGAAGAGGAAGAAGAGATTGCAGAACTTCAACCAGGAATCGATGATAAAAAGGAACCTTTGCAACATAATGATACAGTTGATCTTAGAACAGAACTAAAACGAAGAAGAGCTCTTCGGTTAaatatg ATTCAAGTGGAAGTTAAAAAGAAACCAGAATCATTTTATCCTGCGCGGTTATTACAGTCAGCTATAAGAGGTGTTGTTGGTTCAag caGTACTAATGaagttaaaagaaaaaaacattctaAAATCCCAGAAATTAGCATAAAAACAGAAA gTAACTCGGATGGTCGAAGAGTAATTGTAATGAATCGAGATAACACAAAGACTGACAatg ttCATGAAGATTATAATGATGCAGTAGAATCATATGCCAGTGTCAAACGTCTAAAGGGTAAATTAAAGAAAGCACCAGTACGTTTGAGGACAACAGgtgttaataatgataacacaAATCAAAAAGGACTAAGGAAGATCATAAAACGTAACATTAATGTTACAAATTTCGATCAGGTATTTGATGTCCTAATCACATGCATTTTTATCCTCTtggtcaatttattatatgaccaCTATTTTGTTTCCAATTCACTATTATGGTGTTctctaaaattcaaattaattgtaGTTTAG
- the LOC113556936 gene encoding serine/arginine repetitive matrix protein 1-like isoform X3, protein MDYNSIDEDDVEKLRLAALMTFKKKSNLPINAISSTSGEFNKFGNGNSFNNSARNNNRGRFPAPNRLYNKRTYANVGFRRPPHANNNLIAIIPMDSDGDSLNDSISKNLPKNINSKHASTSDSSKLTNFQNINNEVSTKFSRLDNESGSEESDDSEAEEDGKEDSDDGDVLLLGEEDEDLDDLDKLMDIMEAEIAGGDVKSSKKEKKSLKQKSKKDKSTVKNKLNAKTKIDEPPIITNQPKIIEDTKPQLNLPEEELESIKTLDEIRNFSSQSSLLKSRIPLRSPSPPIRKRSISPYSKLQRRSPLSRSPRRRSPSLDRYRYSPLRSRPYRRSLSPPRRSPRRMSPLREKNLSPRRFSPLKSRYPYRSPSPRRRRRSLSRDVSPSRRRLSPLRRRSRSPHKIKSKSRSPKVRPAVRRRSPSPLKKVIRSRPISPLNIRRKDSKSIDDDHLKKREKIKTVDNPVESRLIDPVLEARKRKFESNKPIEPSSKKIILKKSNSVQVAIQTESKETQNEMNELEIKPKTNHLAKKVKRVAHSFPVPKNISIKMNNDLENVQLRRVIKVNASDKICNKKRPRIVFGHEEKNETLIEEAEKFDQHTKNIPKSNTTVTKVLHSEAVEVSSASEEELSEEEISEEEVSEENVDEESEKEDGQDSSDSCEEYIEEEEEIAELQPGIDDKKEPLQHNDTVDLRTELKRRRALRLNMIQVEVKKKPESFYPARLLQSAIRGVVGSSTNEVKRKKHSKIPEISIKTESNSDGRRVIVMNRDNTKTDNVHEDYNDAVESYASVKRLKGKLKKAPVRLRTTGVNNDNTNQKGLRKIIKRNINVTNFDQM, encoded by the exons agtATTGATGAAGATGATGTTGAAAAATTACGCCTAGCTGCACTTATGACATTCAAAAAGAAATCTAATTTGCCAATAAATGCAATAAGTAGTACTTCTggagaatttaataaatttggaaATGGTAATTCCTTTAATAACTCTGCAAGGAATAATAATAGAGGACGCTTTCCAGCGCCAAATAGACTGTATAATAAACGCACATATGCTAAT gttgGTTTTCGAAGACCACCTCATgcaaacaataatttgattgCTATTATACCAATGGATAGCGATGGTGATTCGCTAAATGATTcaatatccaaaaatttacctaaaaatattaattcaaaacatgCATCTACTTCAGATTCCTCCAAATTAACCAATtttcagaatataaataatgaag tttCTACAAAATTTAGCAGATTAGATAATGAATCTGGTTCTGAAGAAAGTGATGATAGTGAAGCAGAAGAAGATGGGAAAGAAGATTCAGATGATGGAGATGTCTTATTATTGGGTGAAGAAGATGAAGATTTAGATGATCTTGATAAATTAATGGACATTATGGAGGCTGAAATTGCTGGTGGAGACGTTAAATCatctaaaaaagaaaaaaaaagcttaaaacaaaaaagtaaaaaagatAAGAgtactgtaaaaaataaattaaatgctaaaactaaaatagatGAACCTCCTATAATTACTAATCAACCTAAGATTATTGAAGATACAAAACCTCAACTGAATCTACCCGAAGAAGAATTAGAATCTATAAAAACTTTAGATGAAATAAGAAACTTCTCATCACAATCTAGTTTATTGAAATCACGTATACCTTTAAGATCTCCATCACCACCCATTAGAAAACGATCAATATCTCCTTATAGTAAACTTCAAAGAAGGTCACCATTGTCAAGATCACCAAGAAGAAGATCTCCTTCACTAGACAGATATAGATATTCACCACTACGATCAAGGCCCTATCGTAGATCTTTATCACCACCTAGAAGATCACCTAGACGTATGTCACCTTTAAGGGAAAAGAATCTTTCTCCGAGACGATTTTCACCTCTTAAATCTCGTTATCCTTATCGTTCACCATCTCCAAGAAGAAGACGCAGATCTTTATCACGAGATGTATCACCTAGTAGAAGACGGTTATCACCATTAAGGAGAAGAAGTAGATCTCcacacaaaattaaatctaaatcaaGATCACCTAAAGTACGACCAGCTGTTAGAAGAAGATCACCTAgtccattaaaaaaagttataaggtCAAGACCAATATCTCCTCTAAATATTCGGCGTAAAGATAGTAAAAGTATAGATGATGATCACTTAAAGAAAAGAGAAAAGATTAAAACTGTTGATAATCCAGTGGAATCGAGACTAATAGATCCAGTTTTAGAAGCAAGAAAAAGGAAATTTGAATCTAATAAGCCAATTGAACcatcaagtaaaaaaattattttgaaaaaatcaaattcagtTCAAGTAGCAATTCAAACTGAAAGTAAAGAAACTCAAAATGAAATGAatgaattagaaataaaaccaaaaactaACCACTTAGCTAAGAAAGTAAAAAGAGTTGCACATTCCTTTCCGgttccaaaaaatattagcataaaaatgaataacgaCTTGGAAAATGTACAACTGAGAAgagttataaaagtaaatgctTCTgacaaaatttgtaataaaaagcGACCAAGGATTGTATTTGGacatgaagaaaaaaatgagaCACTTATTGAAGaag ctgaGAAGTTTGATCAACATACTAAGAATATTCCTAAATCAAATACCACTGTAACAAAAGTATTGCATTCTGAAGCAGTTGAAGTATCTAGTGCATCAGAAGAAGAATTATCAGAAGAAGAAATATCTGAGGAAGAAGTATCTGAAGAAAATGTAGATGAAGAAAGTGAAAAAGAAGATGGACAAGATTCCAGTGATAGTTGTGAGGAATATATTGAAGAGGAAGAAGAGATTGCAGAACTTCAACCAGGAATCGATGATAAAAAGGAACCTTTGCAACATAATGATACAGTTGATCTTAGAACAGAACTAAAACGAAGAAGAGCTCTTCGGTTAaatatg ATTCAAGTGGAAGTTAAAAAGAAACCAGAATCATTTTATCCTGCGCGGTTATTACAGTCAGCTATAAGAGGTGTTGTTGGTTCAag TACTAATGaagttaaaagaaaaaaacattctaAAATCCCAGAAATTAGCATAAAAACAGAAA gTAACTCGGATGGTCGAAGAGTAATTGTAATGAATCGAGATAACACAAAGACTGACAatg ttCATGAAGATTATAATGATGCAGTAGAATCATATGCCAGTGTCAAACGTCTAAAGGGTAAATTAAAGAAAGCACCAGTACGTTTGAGGACAACAGgtgttaataatgataacacaAATCAAAAAGGACTAAGGAAGATCATAAAACGTAACATTAATGTTACAAATTTCGATCAG